The DNA window CCAGGCCCGCGCCGCGCATCCCGCCGTCGAGCACGATGATGAACAGGTAGCCGAGCACGATGTTCGCGCCCGTGCCCACGAGCATGGAGCCGAGCGCGCGGTTGGGATGCCCCGCTGTGCGGATGAAGTTGTTCATGCCGAACGCGATGAACTGCAAGGGGCAGCCCGCCACGATCACGGTCATGAAGTCCATGGCGAGCGGCAGCACGTCCTCGTCGGCGCCCGAGTAGCGTAGGATGGGCTCGAGCGCGAAGGCCGCGACGGCCCAGAGCACCACCGTGGCCAGAAGCAGCAGCACGAAGCTGTTGCCCAGCACGCGCTCGGCCACCGCGCGGCGGCGCTCCCCCAGCTTGATGGCCGCGAGCGCGTTGCCGCCCACGCCCACGAGCATGGCCACGGCGATCATGGCCGTCATCATGGGGTTCGCCACCGTGGTGGCGGCCAGGCCGTCGGCGCCCACCGCGTGCCCCACGTACACCGCGTCGATGACGTTGTAGAGCATCTGCACCATCATGCCCGCCACGGCCGGCAGCGAGAACTCGAGCAGCAGCTTGAACGTGCCCTCGGTGCCCATCCGGTCTATCGTGCGATCCTTGCCGCGCGGGGCCGGCGCGGCCTCGTCGACGGCTATTCCATTCGTTTCCATAAGCGAGCTCCTGAACGCGAACATGCGTCCGAAGGCCGCCGCGTGGGCGGGCGTTTCGAGCGCATGTCGTCGGCTTTCCGGGTTGTCCCGGCAGACTCTTCAACCCCGGGTCATCCCGGGCGAAAGACAGTATACCATCCTGACGCCCCTCGTAGGGCAAGGGCTCTGCCCTTGCCGCAACCTGCGTGTCGGGGCCGTGTCAGGGGGACGGTTCTCTTGACACCTGGGACTGCCTCGTAGGGCAAGGGCTCTGCCCTTGCCGCAACCTGCGGGGCGATTCCGCCCGACGGCAAGGGCAGAGCCCTTGCCCTACGCTCGACACGGGAGAGGCGGCGAGGCGAAACTTTGATACAAGCCCCATGAAAAACGGCCCCCGGAGGAGCCGTTCTCTTCGCATGTATGTGCGCGCTGTTTAGAGGGCGCGAACCTTCGTGGCCTGGTCCTTGCCGTTGTTGCCGGAGGCGACCGTGAACTCGACGCGGGCGTTCTCCTCGAGGGTCTTGAAACCGTCGCCCTGGATCTCGCTGAAGTGGACGAACAGGTCGCCGCCTTCCTCCTGGGAGATGAAACCGTAGCCCTTTTCGGCGTTGAACCATTTCACTGTACCAAAAGCCATGCAAACCTAACTTCCCGCCCCGAAGGGCTGCAACCGACGGATTCGCCCATCTGGAGCGGTCCGTTCACATATGCGGCGTGCTGCCGCCGGATCAGTCTACACGCCGGAGGCCCCCGCATGCTCCGCGATGGGATAATAGCCGCGCGCACACGGTATCAACACGTTCGGATCCGCTATGCCTTCTTGCCGGTGAAGAGGTTGATCACAGCGAGCAGCACCACCGAGCCGATCAGCGCCACGACGAACGACCACAGGTTGAACCCGGTGAAGCCGGCCGCGCCGA is part of the Arabiibacter massiliensis genome and encodes:
- a CDS encoding cold shock domain-containing protein; this translates as MAFGTVKWFNAEKGYGFISQEEGGDLFVHFSEIQGDGFKTLEENARVEFTVASGNNGKDQATKVRAL